The proteins below are encoded in one region of Paracoccus sp. N5:
- a CDS encoding TRAP transporter small permease: MRFFQGAVTTAAAVLVFALMLLTLFDVIGRNILNQPIRGATELTEIGLATLSFLLFPIVAIQQRHIVADIADVFQSRVLDALQLVLTAGLGCGFFGLIAWRMWLMAGRSARYHDVTASLGIGIAPVLYLVAVLAGFGALCFLAPLRNLPGVLRAQPKAPKPENSIL; encoded by the coding sequence ATGCGCTTTTTCCAAGGGGCCGTCACCACGGCCGCGGCCGTGCTGGTCTTTGCGTTGATGCTGCTGACGCTGTTCGACGTGATCGGGCGCAATATCCTGAACCAGCCCATTCGCGGCGCGACCGAACTGACCGAGATCGGGCTGGCCACCCTCAGCTTCCTGCTGTTTCCCATCGTCGCGATACAGCAGCGCCATATCGTCGCCGATATCGCCGACGTCTTCCAGAGCCGGGTTCTCGATGCGCTGCAACTGGTGCTGACGGCGGGGCTGGGTTGCGGGTTTTTCGGGCTGATCGCCTGGCGGATGTGGCTGATGGCGGGACGCTCGGCGCGCTATCACGACGTGACGGCCAGCCTGGGGATCGGGATTGCGCCGGTGCTCTACCTGGTCGCTGTGCTGGCGGGCTTCGGTGCGCTCTGCTTCCTGGCGCCGCTCCGCAACCTGCCGGGCGTGCTGCGGGCGCAACCCAAGGCACCGAAACCCGAAAACAGCATTCTCTGA
- a CDS encoding TRAP transporter large permease has product MLLAGIGFVVSLLLIFLRVPIAIALGVTGYVGFGYIVGWNQAGAMLALMARESTMSYGLVVIPLFILMGNFVAGAGISGDLYRAAQAWFGHRRGGLATATVMSCGGFAAVCGSSVATVVTIGKVALPSMRKYHYADGLSTASVAAGATLGIIIPPSIMLVIYGILTETHIGMLYVAGFVPGMLGMLGYVLAVRWTVWRRPESAPVAERAERSERILSLKRIWSICALFVLVIGGIYGGFFTAAEASGIGAFGAFLLAWSMGRLSWRTLHDILVDSALTSAMLIAMLIGASVFTEFLNYTGAHDGLLRFVNDSGLPPVGVVLLICAIYIVLGALMEELSMILLTVPLFFPIVTGLGYDPVWFGVLVVVLCELGMIAPPVGVNLFVVRSIAREVPLTAIIRGVAPFATANIIRIFILAIFPAISLFLPRLLF; this is encoded by the coding sequence ATGTTGCTTGCCGGTATCGGTTTCGTCGTCTCGCTGCTGCTGATCTTCCTGCGGGTGCCCATCGCCATCGCCCTGGGCGTCACCGGCTATGTCGGCTTCGGCTATATCGTCGGCTGGAACCAGGCGGGCGCCATGCTGGCGCTGATGGCGCGGGAAAGCACCATGTCCTATGGGCTGGTGGTCATTCCGCTGTTCATCCTGATGGGCAATTTCGTCGCCGGGGCCGGGATTTCCGGCGACCTGTATCGCGCCGCGCAGGCTTGGTTCGGGCACCGGCGCGGCGGGCTGGCGACGGCCACGGTGATGTCCTGCGGCGGTTTCGCGGCCGTCTGCGGCTCCAGCGTGGCGACGGTGGTCACCATAGGCAAGGTGGCGCTGCCCTCGATGCGGAAATACCATTACGCCGACGGGCTGAGCACCGCCTCGGTCGCGGCGGGGGCGACGCTGGGCATCATCATCCCGCCCTCGATCATGCTGGTGATCTACGGCATCCTGACGGAAACCCATATCGGCATGCTTTACGTCGCGGGCTTCGTTCCCGGCATGCTGGGAATGCTGGGCTATGTGCTGGCGGTGCGCTGGACGGTCTGGCGGCGGCCTGAAAGCGCACCCGTGGCCGAACGTGCCGAGCGAAGCGAGAGAATCCTGTCCCTCAAGCGGATCTGGTCGATCTGCGCGCTGTTCGTGCTGGTGATCGGCGGAATCTATGGCGGGTTCTTCACCGCGGCCGAGGCATCGGGGATCGGCGCCTTCGGTGCCTTCCTGCTGGCATGGTCGATGGGCCGGCTGAGCTGGAGAACGCTCCACGACATCCTGGTCGATTCGGCGCTGACCTCGGCCATGCTGATCGCAATGCTGATCGGGGCCTCGGTCTTCACCGAATTCCTGAACTATACCGGCGCGCATGACGGTCTGCTGCGCTTCGTCAACGACTCCGGCCTGCCGCCTGTGGGTGTGGTGCTGCTGATCTGCGCGATCTACATCGTGCTGGGCGCGCTGATGGAGGAGCTGTCGATGATCCTGCTGACCGTGCCGCTGTTCTTTCCCATCGTCACCGGGCTGGGCTACGACCCGGTCTGGTTCGGGGTGCTGGTGGTGGTGCTGTGCGAACTGGGGATGATCGCGCCGCCGGTCGGGGTGAACCTGTTCGTGGTCCGCTCGATCGCGCGCGAGGTGCCGCTGACCGCGATCATCAGGGGCGTCGCCCCCTTCGCCACAGCCAACATCATCCGCATCTTCATCCTGGCGATCTTCCCGGCGATCAGCCTGTTTCTGCCACGACTGCTGTTCTGA
- a CDS encoding MaoC/PaaZ C-terminal domain-containing protein, translated as MPIRYPDILDYAFPEGRQSYGSRDCILYALGTGFGRDPLDPDLLRHVYEKDLRVSPSFASVLGENTDWSSDPRLGLTTSGLLHGEEHLVLHRPLPVSGEVRCHTRFSEVFDLGAERGALLVMDRRIETTAGEVLAELRRIEFARADGGFGGPAPGRGRVDLAALAAMPEREPDRQFVFDIDPATPLIYRLSGDLVAIHVDPEAARQAGFDRPILHGLSTFGFCCQAVLLAAANGDGARLARIGARFTAPVYGGDRLVVSLWTEGGHVRFQADVPARQAKVIRGGYAALREG; from the coding sequence ATGCCGATCCGCTATCCCGACATTCTGGACTATGCCTTTCCAGAAGGGCGGCAGAGCTATGGCTCCAGGGATTGCATCCTTTATGCCCTCGGCACCGGATTCGGCCGCGATCCGCTGGACCCGGACCTGCTGCGTCATGTCTATGAAAAGGATCTGCGGGTCTCGCCCAGCTTCGCTTCGGTCCTGGGCGAGAATACCGATTGGAGCAGCGATCCCCGGCTTGGCCTGACGACAAGCGGATTGCTGCATGGCGAAGAGCATCTGGTCCTGCACCGACCGCTGCCGGTCTCGGGCGAGGTCCGCTGCCACACCCGCTTCAGCGAGGTTTTCGACCTGGGCGCGGAGCGCGGGGCGCTGCTGGTCATGGATCGCCGGATCGAGACAACTGCGGGCGAAGTGCTGGCCGAACTGCGCCGCATCGAATTCGCGCGCGCCGATGGCGGCTTTGGCGGGCCTGCCCCCGGCCGGGGCCGGGTGGACCTGGCGGCCCTGGCGGCCATGCCCGAACGGGAGCCGGACCGGCAGTTCGTCTTCGACATCGACCCGGCCACTCCGCTGATCTATCGGCTGTCGGGCGACCTTGTCGCGATCCATGTCGATCCCGAGGCTGCAAGGCAGGCCGGATTCGACCGTCCGATCCTGCACGGGCTGTCCACCTTCGGCTTTTGCTGCCAGGCGGTGCTGCTGGCGGCGGCGAATGGCGACGGCGCGCGCCTTGCCCGCATCGGCGCCCGCTTCACCGCGCCGGTCTATGGCGGCGACCGCCTGGTCGTCAGCCTGTGGACCGAGGGAGGGCATGTCCGGTTCCAGGCCGACGTGCCCGCCCGGCAGGCCAAGGTGATCCGTGGCGGCTATGCCGCGCTGAGGGAGGGCTGA
- a CDS encoding enoyl-CoA hydratase/isomerase family protein has translation MTNEATRIAFSDGIAEIVLSRPEKGNPFDALFNAELCDHASRLTSDPAVRAILIRAEGKYFSVGADFKWLGRDREALPRLLKEATATLHSAIVRLTRGDAPVIVAVHGLCVGGATALTASADFALAGESASFYAAYNRIGFVADGAGTHFIPRRVGSRRATEFFLLNETWDAARAAQNGLINRVVPDDALLDEARALARQLADGPTRTYGEMKRLMATYMDRSIETQLEDEAQAIARCARTDDCWNALQSLIERKPITYQGR, from the coding sequence ATGACCAATGAAGCCACGCGCATCGCGTTCAGCGACGGGATTGCCGAGATCGTGCTGTCGCGCCCGGAGAAGGGCAATCCCTTCGACGCGCTGTTCAACGCCGAGCTTTGCGACCATGCCAGCCGCCTGACCAGCGACCCGGCGGTGCGCGCCATCCTGATCCGGGCCGAGGGCAAGTATTTCAGCGTCGGCGCCGATTTCAAATGGCTGGGCCGCGACCGCGAGGCGCTGCCGCGCCTGTTGAAAGAGGCGACCGCCACGCTGCATTCCGCCATCGTCCGGCTGACCCGCGGCGACGCGCCGGTCATCGTCGCGGTGCACGGGCTCTGCGTCGGCGGCGCGACCGCGCTGACCGCCTCGGCCGATTTCGCGCTGGCGGGCGAAAGCGCCAGTTTCTATGCCGCCTATAACCGCATCGGCTTCGTGGCCGATGGCGCGGGCACGCATTTCATCCCCCGCCGCGTCGGCAGCCGGCGCGCCACCGAGTTCTTCCTGCTGAACGAGACCTGGGACGCCGCCCGCGCCGCCCAGAACGGCCTGATCAACCGCGTCGTGCCCGACGACGCCCTGCTGGACGAGGCGCGCGCCCTGGCCCGCCAGCTGGCCGATGGCCCGACCCGGACCTATGGCGAGATGAAGCGCCTGATGGCGACCTATATGGACCGCTCGATCGAGACGCAGCTCGAGGACGAGGCCCAGGCCATCGCCCGCTGCGCCCGGACGGATGACTGCTGGAACGCCTTGCAGTCGCTGATCGAGCGCAAGCCGATCACCTATCAGGGCCGCTGA
- a CDS encoding acyl-CoA dehydrogenase family protein, with protein MTATELSELYDQIRDTARRFSREKLLPFYMQREKTEKTVDRALLREMGALGLIAPELPEEFGGLGIGSEASGIIVEEMGYGDFNIGYLPIMGSLMGKIIADHAPAHVAADWVTRIVAGEAIVAVALTEPGGGSDAASLTMRADKVDGGWLLNGEKTSCSTGDQADGILIFARTGTREERAHGISAFLLDTSAKGLSRTRFDDLGSHILGRGSLYLDDVFIPDDHLIGEPGKGFTKIMQGFDYSRALLGLVSVGAARASLDETWRYIQERRAFGQPLSAFQGVTFPLAEYEGQIEAIRQLCIQTLRLRDAGLPHTAEAAMCKWMGPKFATDAIQQCLLTHGHYGWSKDLPHQQRMRDVLGIQIGDGTAQIMKMVIARQRLRENA; from the coding sequence ATGACCGCGACCGAACTGTCCGAACTCTATGACCAGATCCGCGATACCGCCCGCCGCTTCTCGCGCGAGAAGCTGCTGCCCTTCTACATGCAGCGGGAAAAGACCGAAAAGACCGTGGATCGCGCCCTGCTGCGCGAGATGGGGGCGCTGGGGCTGATCGCCCCGGAACTGCCCGAAGAGTTCGGCGGGCTCGGCATCGGCTCGGAGGCCTCGGGCATCATCGTCGAGGAAATGGGCTATGGCGATTTCAACATCGGCTATCTGCCGATCATGGGCTCGCTGATGGGCAAGATCATCGCGGATCATGCGCCCGCCCATGTCGCGGCGGACTGGGTGACCCGCATCGTCGCCGGCGAGGCCATCGTCGCGGTGGCGCTGACCGAGCCGGGCGGCGGCTCGGACGCGGCCAGCCTGACCATGCGGGCGGACAAGGTGGATGGCGGCTGGCTGCTGAACGGCGAGAAAACCTCGTGCTCGACGGGCGACCAGGCCGACGGGATCCTGATCTTTGCCCGCACCGGCACGCGCGAGGAGCGCGCCCATGGCATCAGCGCCTTCCTGCTGGACACCAGCGCCAAGGGCCTGTCCCGGACCCGTTTCGACGATCTGGGCAGCCATATCCTCGGGCGCGGCTCGCTTTATCTCGATGACGTGTTCATTCCCGACGACCACCTGATCGGAGAGCCGGGCAAGGGCTTCACCAAGATCATGCAAGGCTTCGACTATTCCCGCGCGCTGCTGGGGCTGGTCAGCGTCGGCGCCGCCCGTGCCTCGCTGGACGAAACCTGGCGCTATATCCAGGAGCGCCGCGCCTTTGGCCAGCCGCTGTCGGCCTTTCAAGGCGTGACCTTTCCGCTGGCGGAATACGAGGGCCAGATCGAGGCGATCCGCCAGCTGTGCATCCAGACCCTGCGCCTGCGCGACGCCGGCCTGCCCCATACCGCCGAGGCGGCGATGTGCAAGTGGATGGGACCGAAATTCGCCACCGACGCGATCCAGCAATGCCTGCTGACGCATGGTCATTACGGCTGGTCCAAGGACCTGCCCCACCAGCAGCGCATGCGCGACGTGCTGGGCATCCAGATCGGCGACGGCACCGCCCAGATCATGAAGATGGTCATCGCGCGCCAGCGCCTGCGGGAAAACGCCTGA
- a CDS encoding long-chain fatty acid--CoA ligase: protein MMQVTQILMHAALEQPQRIATIFRDRQRSWSEVAARVPRLAAALHGLGVRPGECVAALGMNSDRYFELFFAIPWCGGVFTPLNIRWSPRENGFALADSGARILFVDDEFLDHAAQIDGIGAVQLIHIGEKQTPPGMLSAEDLIAGHAPMPDADRRGDDPYIVLYTSGTTSQSKGAVLSHRNVMAVSVAFLATLPRREDLTHLHVGGMFHLSGAGPAWYVTLSGGTHVILPKFEPEPVMQAIATHRATNIVLVPTMINMLMLHPRLGDYDLTSIHTCVYGGSPMPEAVLQGALNALPGWGFHQIYGMTETAGYAVAFRWQDHQQALAQAPHRLKAAGRTVPGMRIRITRPDGSEAAPGETGEILIRGDNVMTHYHNNPEASAATLRDDWMHSGDAGYFDADGYLYVADRIKDMIVSGGENVYSVDVERAIYAHPAVREAAVVGIPSEKWGESVHAVVVLKDGQSLSEAELIAHCKALIGGYKCPRSVEFRQEALPVTPVGKIRKNLLRDPYWQGHDRKIN from the coding sequence ATGATGCAGGTCACCCAGATCCTCATGCATGCCGCGCTGGAACAGCCGCAGCGCATCGCGACCATCTTTCGCGACCGGCAGCGCAGCTGGTCCGAGGTCGCGGCGCGCGTCCCCCGGCTGGCCGCGGCGCTGCATGGCCTTGGGGTCCGCCCCGGCGAATGCGTGGCCGCCCTGGGGATGAATTCGGACCGGTATTTCGAGCTGTTTTTCGCCATCCCCTGGTGCGGGGGGGTCTTCACCCCTCTGAACATCCGCTGGTCGCCGCGCGAAAATGGCTTTGCGCTGGCGGATTCCGGGGCGAGGATCCTGTTCGTCGATGACGAGTTTCTGGACCATGCCGCCCAGATCGACGGCATCGGGGCCGTGCAACTGATCCATATCGGCGAGAAACAGACCCCGCCCGGCATGCTTTCGGCCGAGGATCTGATCGCCGGGCACGCGCCGATGCCGGATGCCGACCGGCGGGGCGACGATCCCTATATCGTGCTTTACACCTCGGGGACGACCTCGCAGTCCAAGGGCGCGGTGCTGTCGCATCGCAACGTGATGGCGGTCTCGGTCGCGTTTCTCGCCACCCTGCCCCGGCGCGAGGACCTGACCCATCTGCATGTCGGCGGCATGTTCCACCTGTCGGGGGCGGGACCGGCCTGGTATGTCACCCTGTCGGGCGGCACCCATGTCATCCTGCCGAAATTCGAACCCGAGCCGGTCATGCAGGCGATCGCCACCCATCGGGCGACGAATATCGTGCTGGTGCCGACGATGATCAACATGCTGATGCTGCATCCCCGTCTGGGCGATTACGACCTCACCAGCATCCACACCTGCGTCTATGGCGGCTCGCCCATGCCCGAGGCGGTGCTGCAGGGCGCGCTGAATGCCCTGCCCGGCTGGGGCTTTCACCAGATCTATGGCATGACGGAAACCGCGGGCTATGCCGTCGCCTTTCGCTGGCAGGATCATCAGCAGGCGCTGGCGCAGGCACCGCATCGCCTGAAGGCGGCCGGGCGGACCGTGCCGGGGATGCGCATCCGCATTACCCGCCCCGACGGATCGGAGGCCGCGCCCGGCGAAACCGGCGAGATCCTGATCCGGGGCGACAATGTGATGACGCATTATCACAACAACCCCGAGGCCAGCGCCGCCACGCTCAGGGACGACTGGATGCATTCGGGCGATGCGGGATATTTCGACGCGGACGGCTATCTCTATGTCGCCGACCGGATCAAGGACATGATCGTCAGCGGCGGCGAAAACGTCTATTCCGTCGATGTCGAGCGGGCGATCTATGCCCATCCCGCCGTCAGGGAAGCAGCCGTCGTCGGCATTCCCAGCGAGAAATGGGGCGAATCCGTCCATGCCGTCGTGGTGCTGAAGGACGGGCAATCGCTGAGCGAGGCCGAGCTGATCGCGCATTGCAAGGCGCTGATCGGCGGCTATAAATGCCCCCGCAGCGTCGAGTTCCGGCAGGAGGCCCTGCCGGTGACGCCGGTCGGCAAGATCCGCAAGAACCTCCTGCGCGATCCCTATTGGCAAGGGCACGACCGCAAGATCAACTGA
- a CDS encoding ABC transporter substrate-binding protein, whose product MSMKRNLAAAALALLGLAMGPTAGLAQDKITIGAVLIDAGPMAAYYERSNNALKLAVDQINAGGGIDGRPLELKIATHAGTPEAAVSAAVRLRQQDGARIITGMTGSAMAIALAARAKVADYVLFDPFSQTDILNGKNCHRNYFRVSTPDALINNGMEAVVAASPASRFDIIASDHPAGHDSAASFAALLERHGKSSNPPIFVPAGTPDMGSFIIPMKSSDADGAMVAIFGTDAVNFAVQQQGFGLFGKYKQVIGNGFATPATLPSQGAGVEGVIQLLGWTPEIDTPENKAFVQAYRDAFGSDPDYVAADQYNAIQLIAAGLRAAGTDEAGPLVSALEGTVVATTFGPTEVRAQDHQLVRPLTVNEVVKNGDGSMGYRLERVLAADEAMPAPSPDCTLK is encoded by the coding sequence ATGTCCATGAAGCGAAACCTTGCTGCGGCCGCCCTTGCGCTGCTGGGCCTGGCCATGGGGCCGACCGCCGGCCTTGCCCAGGACAAGATCACCATCGGCGCCGTGCTGATCGACGCAGGCCCGATGGCCGCCTATTACGAGCGCAGCAACAATGCGTTGAAGCTGGCCGTGGACCAGATCAACGCGGGCGGCGGCATCGACGGCCGGCCGCTGGAGCTGAAGATCGCCACCCATGCCGGCACGCCTGAGGCGGCGGTTTCGGCCGCGGTGCGCCTGCGCCAGCAGGACGGTGCCCGCATCATCACCGGCATGACCGGATCGGCGATGGCCATTGCCCTGGCGGCGCGCGCCAAGGTGGCGGATTACGTGCTGTTCGACCCGTTTTCGCAGACCGACATCCTGAACGGCAAGAACTGCCATCGCAATTATTTCCGCGTCTCGACCCCTGACGCGCTGATCAACAACGGCATGGAGGCGGTCGTCGCCGCCTCTCCGGCCTCGCGCTTCGACATCATCGCCTCGGACCATCCGGCCGGGCACGATTCCGCGGCCAGCTTCGCCGCTCTGCTGGAGCGGCACGGCAAGAGCTCGAACCCGCCGATCTTCGTTCCGGCGGGGACGCCCGATATGGGCAGCTTCATCATCCCGATGAAATCCTCGGACGCCGATGGCGCCATGGTCGCGATCTTCGGCACCGATGCGGTCAATTTCGCCGTGCAGCAGCAGGGCTTCGGCCTGTTCGGCAAGTACAAGCAGGTGATCGGCAACGGTTTCGCCACCCCGGCGACGCTGCCCTCGCAGGGCGCGGGCGTCGAGGGCGTGATCCAGCTGCTGGGCTGGACGCCCGAGATAGACACGCCCGAGAACAAGGCATTCGTCCAGGCCTATCGCGATGCCTTCGGCAGCGATCCTGACTATGTCGCCGCCGATCAATACAACGCCATCCAGCTGATCGCCGCCGGCTTGCGCGCCGCCGGCACGGACGAGGCCGGCCCGCTGGTCTCGGCGCTGGAAGGCACGGTTGTCGCGACCACCTTCGGCCCGACCGAGGTCCGCGCCCAGGATCACCAGCTTGTCCGCCCCCTGACCGTCAACGAGGTCGTCAAGAACGGCGACGGCTCGATGGGCTACCGGCTGGAACGGGTGCTGGCGGCCGACGAGGCGATGCCCGCGCCCAGCCCCGACTGCACCCTCAAGTAA
- a CDS encoding ABC transporter substrate-binding protein, translating to MKLAVAALSAAALSAAAGAAWAQETVKIGALMIDSGPLAAFHQYSVAGLETAVAEINEAGGINGRPVELVSMTYSGTPETALQTATRLVKNDKVAAITGMIPTAVALAIAGRATALDTIIIDPLSAAGTRCNQNYFRVKASSAMLGASYKAFLKQNPVESWDIIAGDTTSGHDNADSFAKDVQDLGGEVRTQLFTPVPSADFGTYVTQLNQEPAKGLLAIVYGADGVTFAKQQQQFGLLDKYEVVLGNNFAIPAVLPAMGEAALGVIQNVTYIPQVESEKPRKFADAFAKIAGHEPDDVAFDMYTSMIALSQAMNKAGTEDASAVSKALEGLVIESPVGPLEMRAQDHQLTRPYIFAEVVAGSPDSGKAVDYKVRTIIPAEDYMPPPSPECKM from the coding sequence ATGAAACTTGCAGTTGCCGCCCTGTCGGCGGCGGCGCTTTCGGCGGCAGCCGGGGCGGCCTGGGCGCAGGAGACGGTCAAGATCGGGGCGCTGATGATCGACAGCGGCCCGCTGGCCGCCTTCCATCAATATTCCGTCGCCGGGCTGGAAACAGCGGTGGCCGAGATCAACGAGGCCGGCGGCATCAACGGCCGTCCGGTGGAACTGGTCTCGATGACCTATTCCGGCACGCCCGAGACCGCCCTGCAGACGGCCACGCGCCTGGTCAAGAACGACAAGGTCGCGGCCATCACCGGCATGATCCCCACCGCCGTGGCGCTGGCGATCGCGGGCCGGGCCACCGCGCTGGATACCATCATCATCGACCCGCTCTCGGCGGCGGGCACGCGCTGCAACCAGAACTATTTCCGGGTCAAGGCGTCCAGCGCGATGCTGGGGGCCAGCTACAAGGCGTTCCTGAAGCAAAACCCGGTGGAATCCTGGGACATCATCGCGGGCGACACCACCTCGGGCCACGACAACGCGGATTCCTTTGCCAAGGACGTGCAGGACCTGGGCGGCGAGGTCAGGACGCAGCTTTTCACCCCGGTGCCCAGCGCCGATTTCGGCACCTATGTCACGCAGCTGAACCAGGAACCGGCCAAGGGGCTGCTGGCGATCGTCTATGGCGCGGATGGCGTGACCTTCGCCAAGCAGCAGCAGCAATTCGGCCTGCTGGACAAATACGAGGTCGTGCTGGGCAACAACTTCGCCATTCCGGCCGTGCTGCCGGCGATGGGTGAGGCTGCGCTCGGCGTCATCCAGAACGTCACCTATATCCCGCAGGTCGAGAGCGAGAAGCCGCGCAAGTTCGCCGACGCTTTTGCGAAAATCGCGGGGCACGAGCCGGACGATGTGGCGTTCGATATGTATACCTCGATGATCGCGCTCTCGCAGGCGATGAACAAGGCCGGCACAGAAGACGCCTCGGCGGTGTCCAAGGCGCTGGAAGGCCTGGTGATCGAAAGCCCGGTCGGCCCGCTGGAGATGCGGGCGCAGGACCACCAGCTGACCCGCCCCTATATCTTTGCCGAGGTGGTGGCGGGCAGCCCCGACAGCGGCAAAGCGGTGGATTACAAGGTCAGGACCATCATCCCGGCCGAGGACTACATGCCGCCGCCCTCGCCGGAGTGCAAGATGTGA
- a CDS encoding long-chain fatty acid--CoA ligase codes for MAEDCFTATAMTGAPSITHWFDRRCRDAQPRKAITHQDRTLSYGDLKAKVDGLAGYWSQLGIGKGDRVGILAFNCPEVLIALLAAARIGAIFVPVNFRLAPAELTYVINDAGISQLLVGPEFEDVIEALRDSLCTAGYIALAASDGAMADRRGWTSFDEAVRARPQPPFPVLPDDPVTILYTSGTTGKPKGAIITHGNVWANNLNWILGYGCSLDEVMLTTAPMFHAGGLFAEVLTVLMMGGHLVIQSQFDPGAFLAAIEAHRVTITFGVPTMLLALTRHPDFASVDLSSLRLYIVGGAPSPVPLLRICADRNIPVTHTYGMTEATSLHSFLRPAQALDKIGSTGRPVLLGETRLVDAEGGVVTAEGEKAEIALRGPHMFAGYWQLPEATAAAFLPGRWFRTGDVGYLQDGFLYVCDRVKDMIISGGENVYPAEVESVLAGHPAIAEAAVVGAPDPVWGESVVAAVVLRPGASLGLEELRAYCRQMLAGYKLPKHLHLLEAMPLSGSGKIQKQILREQVRHAFKETQDDQ; via the coding sequence GTGGCCGAGGATTGCTTCACCGCAACCGCAATGACCGGGGCGCCGAGCATCACGCATTGGTTCGATCGGCGTTGCCGGGATGCGCAGCCACGCAAGGCCATCACCCATCAGGACCGAACGCTCAGCTATGGCGATCTGAAGGCCAAGGTCGACGGGCTGGCGGGTTATTGGTCCCAGCTTGGCATCGGCAAGGGGGACCGGGTCGGCATCCTGGCCTTCAACTGCCCCGAGGTGCTGATCGCCCTGCTGGCGGCCGCGCGGATCGGGGCGATCTTCGTTCCGGTCAATTTCCGCCTCGCCCCGGCCGAGCTGACCTATGTCATCAATGACGCCGGGATCTCGCAGCTTCTGGTCGGGCCGGAATTCGAGGATGTGATCGAGGCGCTGCGCGACTCGCTGTGCACCGCCGGCTATATCGCGCTGGCCGCAAGCGACGGCGCGATGGCGGATCGCCGTGGCTGGACCAGCTTCGACGAGGCAGTCCGTGCCAGGCCGCAGCCGCCCTTTCCCGTGCTGCCCGACGATCCGGTGACGATCCTCTACACCTCGGGCACGACCGGAAAGCCCAAGGGCGCGATCATCACCCATGGCAATGTCTGGGCCAACAACCTGAACTGGATCCTGGGCTACGGCTGTTCGCTGGACGAGGTGATGCTGACCACCGCGCCGATGTTCCACGCCGGCGGGCTGTTCGCCGAAGTGCTGACCGTGCTGATGATGGGCGGGCATCTGGTCATCCAGTCGCAATTCGACCCCGGCGCCTTCCTGGCCGCCATCGAGGCGCATCGCGTCACCATCACCTTCGGCGTGCCCACCATGCTGCTGGCGCTGACCCGGCATCCCGATTTTGCCAGCGTCGACCTGTCGTCGCTGCGGCTTTATATCGTCGGCGGCGCGCCCTCGCCCGTGCCATTGCTGCGCATCTGCGCCGATCGCAACATTCCCGTGACCCACACCTATGGCATGACCGAGGCGACCTCGCTTCATTCCTTTCTTCGCCCGGCACAGGCGCTGGACAAGATCGGCTCGACCGGCCGGCCGGTGCTGCTGGGGGAAACCCGGCTTGTGGATGCCGAGGGCGGCGTCGTCACCGCCGAAGGCGAGAAGGCCGAGATCGCCCTGCGCGGCCCGCATATGTTCGCCGGATACTGGCAGTTGCCCGAAGCCACCGCCGCGGCCTTCCTGCCCGGCCGCTGGTTCAGGACCGGCGATGTCGGCTATCTCCAGGACGGCTTTCTGTATGTCTGCGACCGGGTCAAGGACATGATCATTTCCGGCGGCGAGAACGTCTACCCGGCCGAGGTCGAAAGCGTTCTGGCCGGCCATCCGGCGATCGCAGAAGCCGCAGTAGTGGGCGCCCCTGACCCCGTTTGGGGGGAAAGCGTCGTCGCGGCGGTCGTGCTGCGACCCGGCGCCAGCCTGGGGCTGGAGGAACTGCGCGCATACTGTCGCCAGATGCTGGCGGGCTACAAGCTGCCCAAGCATCTGCACCTTCTGGAGGCGATGCCGCTCAGCGGCTCCGGCAAGATCCAGAAACAGATCCTGCGCGAGCAGGTCAGACATGCATTCAAGGAGACACAAGATGACCAATGA